A single Staphylococcus muscae DNA region contains:
- the yhaM gene encoding 3'-5' exoribonuclease YhaM — MRHVETLKPGDKVDHFFLVHQVTQGVTNQGKDYMTLKLQDQSGEIEAKFWTVTKEDMDILKPESVIHVKGDVINYRNNRQLKMTQYRLATESDGVQISDFIDRAPMSKEDMQATLRDYIFEIENAPLQRITRHILNKYDQQFFVYPAASSMHHNFVGGLAYHVITMLEVAKQLSHIYPSINKSLLYSGIILHDIGKVVELSGPVATTYTLEGNLLGHISIASDEVAEAARHLQIEGEEILLLRHLILAHHGKLEFGSPKLPQVKEAEILHFIDNIDARMNIIDKALKSTEDGTMTGKIRGLENRRFYKPEKLN, encoded by the coding sequence ATGAGACATGTAGAGACGTTAAAGCCTGGAGATAAGGTAGACCATTTCTTTTTAGTGCACCAAGTGACACAAGGTGTAACGAATCAAGGGAAAGATTATATGACCTTAAAACTTCAAGATCAAAGCGGTGAGATTGAAGCAAAATTCTGGACTGTAACGAAAGAGGATATGGACATTTTAAAGCCAGAGAGTGTCATTCATGTAAAAGGCGACGTGATTAATTATCGTAATAATCGTCAGCTAAAAATGACACAATACAGACTAGCAACAGAGTCAGATGGTGTTCAAATCAGTGATTTTATCGATCGTGCGCCGATGTCCAAAGAAGACATGCAAGCAACATTGCGCGATTATATATTTGAAATTGAAAATGCACCATTACAACGAATTACACGTCATATTTTGAATAAATATGATCAACAGTTTTTTGTTTATCCAGCTGCTAGTTCAATGCACCACAACTTTGTAGGGGGATTGGCATATCATGTCATCACGATGCTTGAAGTAGCGAAGCAATTAAGTCATATTTATCCATCTATCAATAAAAGTTTATTGTATAGTGGTATTATCCTGCATGATATTGGTAAGGTTGTTGAGCTATCTGGTCCTGTTGCCACAACATATACGCTAGAAGGTAACTTATTAGGTCATATTTCAATTGCCAGTGATGAAGTCGCAGAAGCAGCACGTCACCTGCAAATAGAAGGCGAAGAAATATTATTATTACGCCATCTCATTTTAGCGCATCATGGGAAGTTGGAATTCGGTTCACCGAAGTTACCACAAGTGAAAGAAGCTGAAATATTACATTTTATCGATAATATTGATGCACGAATGAATATTATCGATAAAGCATTGAAATCAACAGAAGATGGTACAATGACTGGTAAAATTAGAGGTTTAGAAAATAGACGATTCTATAAACCAGAAAAGTTAAATTAA
- a CDS encoding ATP-binding protein yields MKIKSVEIYGYGQFVKRTVVFNQHITQIFGENEAGKSTLQAFIHSILFGFPTRKENEPRLEPRMGNQYGGRVTLILDDNTEVDVERVKGSAQGDVKVYLPNGAIKDEAWLKHQLNYIDKRTYQDIFSFNVLGLQDIHKHMTENQLQNFLMQAGALGSTEFIGMRDLIHKKKQSLYKKSGQQPEINQRVAELKEVELQIRDASTQLESYQRLVETRDKSSDRLETVKQNLDQLTHFFEEKQKELALHDQVQEWKALEAELNIEPVTFPEQGIDRYEAAKLQKQQLERDIGLREEKYNQLKHENHQRFVPSNDVVNEIDTIAKQEEEIKQYERDLNQMVHDIEYIQREIEGLKSNIGWQEIHDDVDTSDVQKSYMSDTLKDKRDNTYQVKQYENMLDEHVISHQSHETELAQLQEELVPEETFEQKKVYEKRSLELNEKRNLFMKMKEAFEVEQQQKKKQQNVMRSIFIVIALLCAGMAIYAFLAPAMLYGAIFAVLACVFFIAIFMIKTKEVGHNERFSEEIRQLEEEVKQLEATYDLNFDLSDQYQLRDRIVQREQNLAISTKKQQHLQQQLENAKLQQQESIEKVDGIRHDLHVSDKLSDELLLDALQTIQSLKEQSTLLTKTQEKKAYVTEKLDAFYRDAEQILVPHFQNFNRMSVFHDVREWLEHAKSETTKFQHNQEQIQLLEKEVKHLKQRLHDNNEVIDKLFSFTGALDEETYYRHHDRFVNYTQSLSRYHDLTQFLENQDYGYEKSTKVSDKTTAQIEAEHQELEAQIDDYNDKYLTLQSEVSDLTAQINHMETDNTLRHLKHKYQLLRTQLNEIAEDWAALSYLEQVVDAHIKQIKDERLPKVVHEATDIYTHLTDGQYTQVTYENEKVMVRHKDGQMYHPVELSQSTKELLYFALRISLIKILKPYYSLPIIIDDAFVHFDATRKKRMMAFLKTMPDNYQILYFTCNQDTSITAKQSVILNRLEK; encoded by the coding sequence ATGAAAATCAAATCGGTAGAAATATATGGTTACGGGCAATTTGTGAAGCGAACAGTTGTGTTTAACCAGCACATCACTCAAATTTTCGGTGAGAATGAAGCAGGAAAGTCAACGCTACAAGCATTTATCCATTCGATTTTATTTGGCTTCCCAACTCGTAAAGAAAACGAACCTCGATTAGAACCCCGTATGGGCAATCAATACGGTGGACGTGTCACACTTATTTTAGATGACAATACAGAAGTGGATGTTGAACGTGTCAAAGGTAGTGCACAAGGGGATGTGAAAGTATATCTTCCAAACGGTGCTATTAAAGATGAAGCATGGTTAAAACATCAACTCAACTATATCGATAAACGCACGTATCAAGATATATTTTCATTCAATGTGCTCGGACTACAAGATATCCATAAACATATGACAGAAAATCAATTGCAAAACTTTTTAATGCAAGCAGGTGCATTAGGATCGACCGAATTTATCGGTATGCGTGATCTCATTCATAAAAAGAAACAGTCACTTTATAAAAAATCAGGACAACAGCCAGAGATTAACCAGAGAGTTGCAGAATTAAAAGAAGTAGAACTACAAATTCGTGATGCATCGACACAACTCGAATCATATCAAAGGCTTGTTGAAACACGTGATAAGTCATCAGATCGCTTGGAAACGGTGAAACAAAATCTTGATCAATTAACGCACTTTTTTGAAGAAAAACAAAAGGAACTTGCATTGCATGATCAAGTTCAAGAATGGAAAGCGTTAGAAGCAGAGTTGAACATTGAGCCTGTCACATTCCCAGAACAAGGAATTGATCGATATGAAGCAGCAAAACTTCAAAAACAACAACTGGAACGTGATATTGGTTTACGCGAAGAGAAATACAATCAGTTGAAACATGAGAATCATCAACGCTTTGTACCGAGCAATGATGTTGTCAATGAAATCGACACAATTGCGAAACAAGAAGAAGAAATAAAGCAATACGAACGTGATTTGAATCAAATGGTACATGATATTGAGTATATCCAACGTGAAATTGAAGGATTAAAATCAAATATTGGTTGGCAAGAAATACATGATGATGTGGATACATCTGATGTTCAAAAAAGCTATATGAGTGATACATTGAAAGATAAGAGAGACAATACGTATCAGGTTAAACAGTATGAAAATATGCTTGACGAGCATGTCATTTCACATCAATCGCATGAAACAGAGTTAGCACAACTTCAAGAAGAATTAGTGCCAGAAGAAACATTCGAACAGAAAAAAGTTTATGAGAAACGTTCATTAGAATTGAATGAAAAACGTAATCTATTCATGAAGATGAAAGAAGCTTTTGAAGTAGAACAACAGCAAAAGAAAAAGCAACAGAATGTGATGCGATCAATTTTTATTGTGATTGCACTTTTATGTGCAGGGATGGCTATCTACGCATTCCTTGCACCTGCGATGTTATATGGGGCAATCTTTGCAGTATTAGCATGTGTATTTTTTATCGCAATCTTTATGATTAAAACTAAAGAAGTCGGTCACAACGAACGTTTTTCAGAAGAGATTCGTCAGCTTGAAGAAGAAGTGAAGCAATTAGAAGCTACTTATGATTTGAACTTCGACTTGTCTGACCAGTATCAACTAAGAGATCGTATTGTTCAACGTGAGCAGAACTTAGCAATTTCTACAAAAAAACAACAGCATTTACAGCAACAATTAGAAAATGCAAAGTTACAACAACAAGAAAGTATAGAGAAAGTAGACGGGATTCGTCACGACCTACATGTATCAGATAAGTTATCTGATGAGTTGCTATTAGATGCATTACAAACGATTCAATCTCTTAAAGAGCAGTCTACATTACTCACAAAAACGCAAGAGAAAAAGGCATATGTTACTGAGAAATTAGATGCGTTCTATCGTGATGCTGAACAAATATTGGTACCGCATTTTCAAAACTTTAATCGGATGTCTGTTTTTCATGATGTAAGAGAATGGCTAGAGCATGCTAAATCTGAAACAACAAAGTTCCAACACAATCAAGAACAGATTCAACTACTGGAAAAGGAAGTTAAACATCTTAAACAACGCTTACACGATAACAATGAAGTGATTGATAAGTTATTTAGTTTTACCGGTGCATTAGATGAAGAAACTTATTATAGACATCATGATCGTTTTGTTAATTACACACAATCATTGTCTCGTTATCATGACTTAACACAGTTTTTAGAAAATCAAGATTATGGTTATGAAAAGAGCACAAAAGTAAGTGATAAAACAACAGCACAAATTGAAGCAGAACATCAAGAACTTGAAGCTCAAATTGATGATTACAATGATAAATATTTAACGTTACAAAGTGAAGTGAGTGATTTAACAGCGCAGATCAATCACATGGAAACAGATAATACATTGCGTCATTTAAAACATAAATATCAATTATTGCGAACGCAACTGAATGAAATCGCAGAAGACTGGGCTGCACTTAGCTATTTAGAGCAAGTAGTCGATGCACATATTAAACAAATTAAAGATGAGCGCTTGCCTAAGGTTGTACATGAAGCAACTGATATCTATACGCATTTAACAGATGGACAGTATACACAAGTGACATATGAAAATGAAAAAGTAATGGTGCGCCATAAAGATGGCCAAATGTATCATCCAGTGGAGTTAAGTCAATCAACAAAAGAGCTGTTATATTTTGCATTACGCATCAGCTTAATTAAAATATTGAAACCATACTACTCGTTACCAATTATTATTGATGATGCATTTGTTCATTTCGATGCGACGCGCAAGAAACGTATGATGGCATTTCTAAAAACAATGCCAGATAATTATCAAATTCTGTATTTTACATGTAATCAAGATACATCGATTACAGCTAAACAGAGTGTCATATTGAATAGATTAGAGAAATAA
- a CDS encoding metallophosphoesterase family protein, giving the protein MVKFLHCADLHLDSPFVSKQHLSPSILRDVENSAYESFRTIVDIALREQVDFVIISGDLFDQHNRTLKAEVFLKEEFERLQKEQIFVYIVHGNHDPLSERITSNWPSNVTVFSNKVETYQAITKTGDKVHIHGFSYETDASYENKIDDYPTNEDRQAIHIGVLHGTYSKSGISDRYTEFRLEDLNKKLYHYWALGHIHKRQQLSDLPEINYPGNIQGRHFKEQGEKGCLIVEGDYAKLETRFVPTQFIRFESATLDVTQITQQGLYEAIQAFKDSVRGFGRAFYRLQLNVPGDERIDHQVLEQVKAMIIDYEENEQHFVMIDSLDIHYTELETPSIFEEFDEELLKKDEIYEAALSDLYMNPKASKYLDHYMEHDRQALIKRAEEMIQAELKGVDKR; this is encoded by the coding sequence ATGGTTAAATTTTTGCATTGTGCAGATTTACATCTTGATAGTCCATTTGTATCAAAGCAACATCTGAGTCCAAGTATTCTACGAGATGTAGAAAACAGTGCGTATGAGAGTTTTAGAACGATTGTAGATATCGCACTACGTGAACAGGTTGATTTTGTCATTATTAGTGGAGATTTGTTTGATCAACACAATCGAACGTTGAAAGCTGAAGTATTTTTAAAGGAAGAGTTTGAACGTTTACAGAAAGAACAAATATTTGTTTACATCGTTCATGGGAATCACGATCCTTTATCTGAGCGTATTACTTCCAATTGGCCAAGCAATGTTACAGTCTTTTCAAATAAGGTTGAAACGTATCAAGCGATTACGAAGACGGGTGACAAAGTTCATATCCACGGATTCAGTTATGAAACCGATGCAAGTTATGAAAATAAAATTGATGATTATCCAACAAATGAAGATCGTCAAGCGATTCATATCGGTGTTTTACATGGAACTTATAGTAAATCAGGTATTTCAGATCGATATACAGAATTCAGATTAGAAGATTTGAACAAAAAACTATATCACTATTGGGCACTCGGTCATATTCATAAACGTCAGCAATTGAGTGATTTACCTGAAATCAATTATCCAGGTAATATTCAAGGGCGACATTTTAAAGAACAAGGTGAAAAAGGTTGCTTGATTGTAGAAGGTGACTACGCAAAGTTAGAAACACGTTTCGTGCCGACACAATTTATTCGTTTTGAGTCTGCAACGCTAGATGTCACACAAATTACGCAACAAGGGCTGTATGAAGCGATACAAGCATTCAAGGATAGTGTTCGAGGTTTTGGCCGTGCTTTTTATCGTTTACAACTCAATGTACCTGGTGATGAACGCATTGATCATCAAGTGTTAGAGCAAGTGAAAGCAATGATTATCGATTATGAAGAGAATGAACAGCATTTTGTGATGATTGATTCTTTAGATATTCACTATACAGAATTAGAAACACCATCTATTTTTGAAGAATTTGACGAAGAATTGCTTAAGAAAGATGAGATTTATGAAGCGGCATTAAGCGACCTTTATATGAATCCGAAAGCTTCAAAATACTTGGATCATTACATGGAACATGATCGACAAGCGCTGATTAAACGTGCAGAAGAGATGATTCAAGCGGAATTGAAGGGAGTTGATAAGCGATGA
- a CDS encoding YlbF/YmcA family competence regulator: MAVNLYDYANKLEQALRESDEYKAIKDAYAQVNANADSKKLFDEFRETQLNFQQKQMQGEQVTEEEIKQAQEQAQEIEKDENISALMNAEQKMSQVFQEINQIIVKPLDEIYQD, encoded by the coding sequence ATGGCTGTAAATTTATATGATTACGCAAACAAATTAGAACAAGCGTTACGTGAAAGTGACGAATATAAGGCAATTAAAGATGCATATGCGCAAGTAAATGCAAATGCAGATTCAAAAAAATTGTTTGATGAATTCCGTGAAACACAATTAAACTTCCAACAAAAACAAATGCAAGGTGAACAAGTTACTGAGGAAGAAATCAAACAAGCACAAGAACAAGCGCAAGAAATCGAAAAAGATGAAAACATTTCTGCATTAATGAATGCTGAACAAAAAATGAGTCAAGTATTCCAAGAAATCAACCAAATTATTGTGAAACCCTTAGACGAGATTTATCAAGACTAA
- a CDS encoding DUF445 domain-containing protein — protein sequence MKVLLLILFMMGVGAVIGGVTNIIAIRMLFHPYKPYYLFGRRIPFTPGLIPKRREEVAVKIGQVVEDHLLTESLIREKLDAPEMRQTIKQTVTNQVERLKRDDMTIQTIAEHFDVEVVHTSNQWLEQFVTEQLRKKYTQHRNQSIDEIIPQGVLNVLDHKMAELDGVLLDKARHYLQSDKGYNDICMMLDTFFIEKGKIISMLQMFMTNEAIATRIQTELVRLTNHPKARQILATQIDKEYQSFKKMNLEELLSEDQFEHFNGNVAEYVLQQLKVRERAHQPLNRLVPQLFERLDIDGIDKITDLILSVLANRLSSIMRRVNIRGLIEEQINRFELDYIEKLILEIAGKELKLITLLGFILGGLIGIFQGIIAIFV from the coding sequence ATGAAAGTTTTACTATTAATATTGTTTATGATGGGGGTCGGTGCAGTCATTGGTGGCGTGACGAATATCATTGCTATTAGAATGTTGTTTCACCCATATAAACCATACTACCTATTTGGGCGTCGTATTCCTTTTACACCTGGATTGATTCCGAAAAGAAGAGAAGAAGTAGCCGTGAAAATTGGTCAAGTAGTTGAAGATCATCTGTTAACGGAATCGTTAATACGTGAAAAATTAGATGCACCTGAAATGAGACAAACAATCAAGCAAACAGTGACGAATCAAGTAGAACGCCTAAAGCGTGATGACATGACGATTCAAACAATTGCTGAACATTTTGATGTAGAAGTAGTTCATACGAGTAATCAGTGGCTCGAGCAGTTTGTAACAGAACAGTTGAGAAAGAAGTATACACAACATCGTAACCAGTCAATTGATGAAATCATTCCACAAGGGGTATTAAATGTCTTAGACCATAAAATGGCCGAACTAGACGGAGTACTGTTAGACAAAGCCCGTCATTACTTACAATCGGATAAAGGTTACAATGACATTTGTATGATGTTAGATACATTCTTTATTGAAAAAGGAAAAATCATTTCAATGCTGCAAATGTTTATGACGAATGAAGCGATTGCAACACGTATTCAAACAGAGTTAGTGCGTTTAACGAATCATCCGAAAGCCCGCCAAATATTAGCGACACAAATCGACAAGGAATATCAATCATTTAAAAAGATGAATTTGGAAGAACTCTTATCTGAAGATCAATTTGAACACTTCAATGGCAATGTTGCAGAATATGTTTTGCAACAGCTTAAAGTCCGTGAGCGTGCACATCAACCACTGAATCGACTCGTACCACAACTGTTTGAACGTTTAGATATTGACGGAATTGATAAAATCACGGATCTTATTTTAAGTGTGCTTGCAAATCGATTATCGTCTATTATGCGCCGTGTCAATATACGTGGGTTGATTGAAGAGCAAATCAATCGCTTTGAGTTAGATTATATCGAAAAGCTCATTTTGGAAATTGCTGGCAAAGAACTTAAGTTAATTACGTTACTTGGATTCATTTTAGGTGGCTTGATTGGAATCTTCCAAGGAATCATTGCAATCTTTGTATAA
- the xdrA gene encoding XRE family transcriptional regulator XdrA gives MDRQSFTDLIQAKFKMVRIEAGYTQDTMAQTIGLSKKTLVQIEKERVLPNWTTCVSICALFRDSEVLNSTFGCDPLEIVQTISRNQAAYPKYSTVSDIYWETLSSKGGYILQANKVSELYRVLDADKQPLYGTAKQREAETYFQRHAKDDLIRA, from the coding sequence ATGGATAGACAAAGTTTTACAGATTTAATTCAAGCAAAATTTAAAATGGTGCGTATCGAGGCGGGATACACACAAGATACAATGGCACAAACAATTGGATTGTCTAAAAAGACACTTGTTCAAATCGAAAAAGAACGCGTATTACCAAACTGGACAACATGTGTTTCAATTTGTGCGTTATTTAGAGATTCTGAAGTTTTGAATAGTACATTTGGTTGTGATCCGTTAGAAATCGTTCAAACAATTTCACGCAACCAAGCGGCGTATCCAAAATATTCAACAGTAAGTGATATTTACTGGGAAACACTTTCATCAAAAGGCGGATATATTTTACAAGCGAACAAAGTAAGTGAATTATACCGTGTGTTAGATGCAGATAAACAACCTTTATACGGTACGGCAAAACAAAGAGAAGCTGAAACATACTTCCAACGTCATGCCAAAGATGATTTAATCCGTGCTTAA
- a CDS encoding dicarboxylate/amino acid:cation symporter yields the protein MKFKGLTVKIIIALVLGITIGSVFNFYEGAKFVTFTDQYVFNLIGQIFLNLIFMLVVPVVFVSIVLGVIGVGDPKLLGGIGLKTMVFFLSTTALAIMLAMCLALIVKPGAGHSDLLKSEEVTEYQKELTAQKSAEDSPFNQTFDQTIINFFPKNPVEAMTDGNMLQIITFAIFIGIGIMMVGEKAKVVHKFFDQFNEVLMYIISMVMNVFAPIGTFGLVAHAFTGAGFGAIRQLGLYFVVVLAALFIHFFVVYGGAVKFLAKRSPIEFFKGFFPAITVGFGGSSSNAALPVSMECTKRMGVKPEIASFVQPLGATVNMDGTAIMQGVATIFIAQLMGADLTIGQLITVVLVAVIASIGTAGVPGVGLIMLAMVLTAVDLNPAAIGIILGIDRLLDMTRTAVNITGDAACALILSEREGRKLKGHMHAE from the coding sequence ATGAAGTTTAAAGGACTTACAGTTAAAATAATTATTGCACTTGTATTAGGTATTACAATTGGTTCAGTATTCAACTTTTATGAAGGTGCAAAGTTTGTAACATTTACTGATCAATATGTATTTAATCTTATCGGACAAATATTTTTAAACCTTATCTTTATGCTTGTTGTACCAGTTGTTTTTGTATCAATCGTACTTGGTGTTATCGGTGTTGGGGATCCGAAATTATTAGGGGGGATTGGACTTAAAACAATGGTATTCTTCCTATCGACAACAGCTTTGGCTATTATGCTAGCAATGTGTTTAGCATTAATTGTTAAGCCAGGTGCAGGACACTCAGATTTATTAAAAAGTGAAGAAGTGACAGAATACCAAAAAGAATTAACGGCGCAAAAAAGTGCAGAAGATTCACCGTTCAATCAAACATTCGACCAAACAATTATTAACTTCTTCCCGAAAAATCCAGTTGAAGCGATGACAGATGGTAACATGCTTCAAATTATTACGTTTGCTATTTTTATCGGAATCGGAATTATGATGGTCGGAGAAAAAGCAAAAGTTGTACATAAATTTTTCGACCAGTTTAACGAAGTGCTCATGTACATTATCTCCATGGTGATGAATGTATTCGCACCAATTGGGACATTTGGTCTTGTTGCACACGCTTTTACAGGTGCAGGTTTTGGTGCCATTAGACAGTTAGGTTTATACTTCGTAGTCGTACTCGCAGCATTATTCATTCACTTCTTTGTCGTCTATGGTGGTGCAGTGAAATTCTTGGCTAAACGTAGCCCAATTGAATTTTTTAAAGGTTTCTTCCCAGCAATTACAGTAGGTTTTGGTGGTTCAAGTTCTAATGCTGCGTTACCTGTTTCGATGGAATGTACGAAGCGAATGGGCGTGAAACCAGAGATTGCCTCGTTTGTTCAACCTTTAGGTGCCACGGTCAATATGGATGGAACAGCAATCATGCAAGGGGTTGCAACAATTTTTATCGCACAGTTGATGGGAGCAGACTTAACAATAGGTCAATTGATTACAGTTGTATTAGTTGCTGTCATCGCATCAATCGGTACAGCGGGTGTTCCGGGTGTAGGACTTATCATGTTAGCAATGGTATTGACAGCCGTTGACTTAAATCCAGCGGCAATCGGTATTATTTTAGGTATTGACCGACTGTTAGATATGACTCGTACAGCTGTTAATATCACTGGTGATGCTGCTTGTGCATTGATTTTATCTGAAAGAGAAGGACGAAAATTAAAAGGGCATATGCATGCGGAATAA
- a CDS encoding cation diffusion facilitator family transporter, with amino-acid sequence MQLDYKITQAKKGAWLSIVTYTLLTILKVLYGWIANSRGLTADGINNATDVVSSIAILVALQISMKPVDENHPYGHYRSEFIASLIASFIMFAVSIQVIITGIQHFYQGQFHQPSQSAVIVGILSSLIMFVVFLYNHNLAKKVKSSALKAASYDNLSDALVSLGTVIGIIGVYFGAPMLDTLAAIIIGLLIMKTSIDIFKETAITLTDGYDEDELSYIHQCITPIEEIREIRDIKARSHGMISFIDVTIAVDPKLTVIESHEISDLIESKLKEHLGEVETIVHIEPYEASI; translated from the coding sequence ATGCAATTGGATTATAAAATAACACAAGCCAAAAAAGGGGCATGGCTCAGTATTGTCACATATACATTATTAACAATTCTTAAGGTACTATATGGTTGGATAGCAAATAGTCGTGGTCTCACAGCTGATGGTATCAACAACGCAACGGATGTCGTTAGTTCTATTGCGATTCTTGTCGCCTTACAAATCTCTATGAAGCCAGTTGATGAAAATCATCCGTATGGACATTATCGGTCTGAATTTATCGCATCTCTGATTGCTTCGTTTATTATGTTCGCTGTTAGTATCCAAGTCATTATCACAGGCATTCAACATTTCTATCAAGGGCAATTTCATCAACCAAGTCAATCTGCAGTCATCGTTGGTATATTATCTAGTCTCATTATGTTTGTTGTATTTCTGTATAATCATAACTTAGCCAAAAAAGTGAAAAGTAGCGCATTAAAGGCTGCAAGTTATGACAATTTATCCGACGCACTCGTCTCGCTTGGTACAGTCATCGGAATCATTGGCGTCTATTTTGGTGCACCAATGCTCGATACATTGGCCGCAATTATTATCGGTTTGTTAATTATGAAAACAAGTATCGATATATTTAAAGAAACTGCCATCACCTTAACAGATGGTTATGACGAAGATGAGCTATCATACATTCATCAATGCATCACACCGATTGAAGAAATACGGGAAATTAGAGATATTAAAGCACGCAGTCACGGGATGATTTCCTTCATTGATGTGACGATTGCCGTCGATCCTAAACTTACCGTTATTGAAAGCCATGAAATATCCGACTTAATCGAGTCAAAACTGAAAGAACATTTAGGTGAAGTCGAAACAATTGTCCATATCGAACCCTATGAAGCCTCTATCTAA
- a CDS encoding response regulator yields the protein MAKVAIVDDHYIVRQGLEFLLSTRENIEVVGSFSSGHELLEALQDDICQPELVLVDLVMPEMNGITLIQHLKEQFPEVKILVLTSYVDEEHVISAMQVGADGYEMKDVEPEQLMASIQHVLEGETVIHKEAQQVMEVVNNKPHIQNKLSKRETEVLKEMAKGKTNKEIADALFVSEKTIKTHVSHILSKLEVTDRTQAALYAMSNHLI from the coding sequence GTGGCCAAAGTCGCAATTGTGGATGATCACTATATTGTAAGACAAGGTTTGGAATTTTTACTCTCAACTCGGGAGAACATTGAGGTGGTAGGTAGTTTTAGCTCAGGGCATGAATTGTTAGAGGCACTTCAAGATGATATTTGCCAACCAGAATTAGTACTTGTTGACCTTGTGATGCCTGAAATGAATGGAATAACGTTGATTCAACATTTAAAAGAACAATTTCCCGAAGTTAAAATATTGGTATTAACGAGTTATGTTGATGAAGAACATGTTATTTCAGCGATGCAAGTAGGTGCAGATGGCTATGAGATGAAAGATGTTGAGCCAGAACAACTAATGGCATCAATTCAGCACGTTTTAGAAGGAGAAACAGTAATTCATAAAGAAGCACAACAAGTAATGGAAGTTGTAAATAATAAACCGCATATTCAAAACAAATTATCGAAACGTGAAACAGAAGTTTTGAAAGAGATGGCAAAAGGAAAAACGAATAAAGAGATTGCAGATGCATTATTCGTATCTGAAAAAACGATTAAGACACATGTGAGTCATATTTTATCTAAATTAGAAGTGACTGACCGAACACAGGCTGCCCTTTATGCAATGAGTAATCACCTCATATAA